In Athene noctua chromosome 8, bAthNoc1.hap1.1, whole genome shotgun sequence, a genomic segment contains:
- the DVL3 gene encoding segment polarity protein dishevelled homolog DVL-3 isoform X4, with protein MAAAETKIIYHLDEQETPYLVKLPIPAERVTLGDFKGLLNRPNYKFYFKSMDDDFGVVKEEISDDNAKLPCFNGRVVSWLVSAEGSHSDAGSVCADNQTELPPSMERTGGIGDSRPPSFHPNTGGSRENLDNETETDSVVSSQRERPRRKDGPEHAPRVNGTVKGERRRDLGGYESSSTLMSSELETTSFFDSDEDDSTSRFSSSTEQSSASRLMRRHKRRRRKQKAPRIERSSSFSSITDSTMSLNIITVTLNMEKYNFLGISIVGQSNERGDGGIYIGSIMKGGAVAADGRIEPGDMLLQVNDINFENMSNDDAVRVLREIVHKPGPITLTVAKCWDPSPRGCFSLPRIAPQRIWAGPDSPCSDPGEPIRPIDPAAWVSHTAAMTGTYPAYGMSPSMSTITSTSSSITSSIPETERLDDFHLSIHSDMATIVKAMASPESGLEVRDRMWLKITIPNAFIGSDVVDWLYHHVEGFTDRRESRKYASNLLKAGYIRHTVNKITFSEQCYYIFGDLCGNMANLSLHDHDGSSGASDQDTLAPLPHPGAAPWPMAFPYQYPPPHPYNPHPGFPDPGYSYGGGSAGSQHSEGSRSSGSNRSGSERRKEREKTGESKSGGSGSESDHTTRSSMRRERAASERSVPASQHSQRSQHSLAHSIRSHHSQQSYGPPGLPPLFSPPMLLMPPPPSAMGPPGAPPGRDLASVPPELTASRQSFRMAMGNPSEFFVDVM; from the exons ggTGGTGAAAGAAGAGATCTCCGATGACAATGCCAAGCTTCCCTGCTTCAATGGCCGGGTGGTGTCGTGG CTGGTGTCTGCAGAGGGTTCCCATTCAGATGCTGGCTCGGTCTGTGCCGATAACCAAACGGAGCTGCCTCCCTCCATGGAGCGCACGGGAGGAATTGGAGACTCCAGGCCCCCCTCTTTCCA CCCTAACACTGGGGGGAGTCGAGAAAACTTGGACAATGAGACAGAGACAGACTCAGTGGTGTCATCACAAAGGGAACGACCTCGTCGGAAAGATGGGCCTGAGCATG CACCCAGGGTGAATGGTACAGTGAAGGGAGAGCGACGCCGAGACCTGGGTGGGTACGAGAGCTCCTCCACGCTCATGAGCAGTGAGCTGGAGACCACCAGCTTCTTCGATTCAGATGAAGATGACTCCACCAGCAG GTTTAGCAGTTCAACAGAGCAAAGCAGTGCTTCCCGTCTAATGAGGAGGCACAAGCGACGCCGGCGGAAACAGAAGGCTCCACGCATTGAGCGG TCATCGTCCTTCAGCAGCATCACAGACTCCACCATGTCCCTGAACATCATCACGGTCACACTGAACATGG AGAAATACAACTTTCTGGGCATTTCTATTGTGGGACAGAGCAATGAGCGTGGGGATGGAGGCATTTATATTGGCTCTATCATGAAGGGCGGCGCTGTGGCAGCTGATGGCAGGATTGAGCCAGGAGACATGCTCTTGCAG GTAAATGACATCAACTTTGAGAACATGAGCAACGATGATGCTGTGCGGGTGCTGAGGGAAATTGTGCACAAGCCGGG GCCCATCACCCTGACGGTGGCCAAGTGCTGGGaccccagcccccggggctgctTCTCGTTACCCAGGA TTGCTCCCCAGCGGATCTGGGCTGGGCCAGACTCTCCATGCTCCGATCCGG gtgAGCCCATCCGGCCTATTGACCCCGCAGCCTGGGTGTCTCACACGGCAGCGATGACTGGCACCTACCCAGCGTACGGTATGAGTCCATCCATGAGCACAATCACTTCCACCAGCTCCTCCATCACCAGCTCCATCCCAGAGACCGAAC GCCTCGATGACTTTCACCTGTCCATCCACAGTGACATGGCCACCATTGTCAAAGCCATGGCCTCACCAGAGTCAGGCCTGGAGGTGCGTGACCGTATGTGGCTGAAGATCACCATCCCCAATGCCTTCATCG GTTCGGATGTGGTGGATTGGCTCTATCACCATGTGGAGGGCTTTACAGACCGTCGTGAATCCCGCAAATATGCCAGCAATCTGCTGAAGGCTGGCTACATCCGACACACCGTGAACAAGATCACCTTTTCGGAGCAGTGCTATTACATCTTCGGGGACCTCTGTGGAA ACATGGCTAATCTTTCTCTTCACGATCACGATGGCTCCAGTGGTGCCTCTGATCAGGACACTTTGGCTCCACTTCCCCACCCGGGAGCTGCACCCTGGCCTATGGCTTTCCCGTATCAGTATCCACCACCTCATCCATACAACCCCCACCCCGGCTTCCCTGACCCGGGCTATAGCTACGGAGGgggcagtgcaggcagccagcACAGTGAAG GGAGCCGGAGCAGCGGTTCCAATCGCAGCGGCAgcgagaggaggaaggagagagagaagaccgGGGAGTCCAAGTCAGGTGGCAGCGGGAGTGAGTCGGACCACACCACGAGGAGCAGCATGCGGCGTGAGCGTGCGGCCAGCGAGCGCTCGGTGCCggccagccagcacagccagcgTAGCCAGCACTCTCTGGCTCACAGCATCCGCAGCCACCACAGCCAGCAGTCGTACGGGCCGCCCGGCCTCCCCCCTCTCTTCAGCCCCCCCATGTTGCTGATGCCTCCACCGCCTTCAGCCATGGGGCCCCCTGGGGCGCCGCCGGGTCGTGACCTGGCCTCTGTGCCCCCCGAACTGACAGCCAGTAGACAGTCCTTCCGAATGGCCATGGGCAACCCCAGTGAGTTCTTTGTGGATGTAATGTGA
- the DVL3 gene encoding segment polarity protein dishevelled homolog DVL-3 isoform X8 encodes MAAAETKIIYHLDEQETPYLVKLPIPAERVTLGDFKGLLNRPNYKFYFKSMDDDFGVVKEEISDDNAKLPCFNGRVVSWLVSAEGSHSDAGSVCADNQTELPPSMERTGGIGDSRPPSFHPNTGGSRENLDNETETDSVVSSQRERPRRKDGPEHAPRVNGTVKGERRRDLGGYESSSTLMSSELETTSFFDSDEDDSTSRFSSSTEQSSASRLMRRHKRRRRKQKAPRIERSSSFSSITDSTMSLNIITVTLNMEKYNFLGISIVGQSNERGDGGIYIGSIMKGGAVAADGRIEPGDMLLQVNDINFENMSNDDAVRVLREIVHKPGPITLTVAKCWDPSPRGCFSLPRSEPIRPIDPAAWVSHTAAMTGTYPAYGLDDFHLSIHSDMATIVKAMASPESGLEVRDRMWLKITIPNAFIGSDVVDWLYHHVEGFTDRRESRKYASNLLKAGYIRHTVNKITFSEQCYYIFGDLCGNMANLSLHDHDGSSGASDQDTLAPLPHPGAAPWPMAFPYQYPPPHPYNPHPGFPDPGYSYGGGSAGSQHSEGSRSSGSNRSGSERRKEREKTGESKSGGSGSESDHTTRSSMRRERAASERSVPASQHSQRSQHSLAHSIRSHHSQQSYGPPGLPPLFSPPMLLMPPPPSAMGPPGAPPGRDLASVPPELTASRQSFRMAMGNPSEFFVDVM; translated from the exons ggTGGTGAAAGAAGAGATCTCCGATGACAATGCCAAGCTTCCCTGCTTCAATGGCCGGGTGGTGTCGTGG CTGGTGTCTGCAGAGGGTTCCCATTCAGATGCTGGCTCGGTCTGTGCCGATAACCAAACGGAGCTGCCTCCCTCCATGGAGCGCACGGGAGGAATTGGAGACTCCAGGCCCCCCTCTTTCCA CCCTAACACTGGGGGGAGTCGAGAAAACTTGGACAATGAGACAGAGACAGACTCAGTGGTGTCATCACAAAGGGAACGACCTCGTCGGAAAGATGGGCCTGAGCATG CACCCAGGGTGAATGGTACAGTGAAGGGAGAGCGACGCCGAGACCTGGGTGGGTACGAGAGCTCCTCCACGCTCATGAGCAGTGAGCTGGAGACCACCAGCTTCTTCGATTCAGATGAAGATGACTCCACCAGCAG GTTTAGCAGTTCAACAGAGCAAAGCAGTGCTTCCCGTCTAATGAGGAGGCACAAGCGACGCCGGCGGAAACAGAAGGCTCCACGCATTGAGCGG TCATCGTCCTTCAGCAGCATCACAGACTCCACCATGTCCCTGAACATCATCACGGTCACACTGAACATGG AGAAATACAACTTTCTGGGCATTTCTATTGTGGGACAGAGCAATGAGCGTGGGGATGGAGGCATTTATATTGGCTCTATCATGAAGGGCGGCGCTGTGGCAGCTGATGGCAGGATTGAGCCAGGAGACATGCTCTTGCAG GTAAATGACATCAACTTTGAGAACATGAGCAACGATGATGCTGTGCGGGTGCTGAGGGAAATTGTGCACAAGCCGGG GCCCATCACCCTGACGGTGGCCAAGTGCTGGGaccccagcccccggggctgctTCTCGTTACCCAGGA gtgAGCCCATCCGGCCTATTGACCCCGCAGCCTGGGTGTCTCACACGGCAGCGATGACTGGCACCTACCCAGCGTACG GCCTCGATGACTTTCACCTGTCCATCCACAGTGACATGGCCACCATTGTCAAAGCCATGGCCTCACCAGAGTCAGGCCTGGAGGTGCGTGACCGTATGTGGCTGAAGATCACCATCCCCAATGCCTTCATCG GTTCGGATGTGGTGGATTGGCTCTATCACCATGTGGAGGGCTTTACAGACCGTCGTGAATCCCGCAAATATGCCAGCAATCTGCTGAAGGCTGGCTACATCCGACACACCGTGAACAAGATCACCTTTTCGGAGCAGTGCTATTACATCTTCGGGGACCTCTGTGGAA ACATGGCTAATCTTTCTCTTCACGATCACGATGGCTCCAGTGGTGCCTCTGATCAGGACACTTTGGCTCCACTTCCCCACCCGGGAGCTGCACCCTGGCCTATGGCTTTCCCGTATCAGTATCCACCACCTCATCCATACAACCCCCACCCCGGCTTCCCTGACCCGGGCTATAGCTACGGAGGgggcagtgcaggcagccagcACAGTGAAG GGAGCCGGAGCAGCGGTTCCAATCGCAGCGGCAgcgagaggaggaaggagagagagaagaccgGGGAGTCCAAGTCAGGTGGCAGCGGGAGTGAGTCGGACCACACCACGAGGAGCAGCATGCGGCGTGAGCGTGCGGCCAGCGAGCGCTCGGTGCCggccagccagcacagccagcgTAGCCAGCACTCTCTGGCTCACAGCATCCGCAGCCACCACAGCCAGCAGTCGTACGGGCCGCCCGGCCTCCCCCCTCTCTTCAGCCCCCCCATGTTGCTGATGCCTCCACCGCCTTCAGCCATGGGGCCCCCTGGGGCGCCGCCGGGTCGTGACCTGGCCTCTGTGCCCCCCGAACTGACAGCCAGTAGACAGTCCTTCCGAATGGCCATGGGCAACCCCAGTGAGTTCTTTGTGGATGTAATGTGA
- the DVL3 gene encoding segment polarity protein dishevelled homolog DVL-3 isoform X6, producing MAAAETKIIYHLDEQETPYLVKLPIPAERVTLGDFKGLLNRPNYKFYFKSMDDDFGVVKEEISDDNAKLPCFNGRVVSWLVSAEGSHSDAGSVCADNQTELPPSMERTGGIGDSRPPSFHPNTGGSRENLDNETETDSVVSSQRERPRRKDGPEHAPRVNGTVKGERRRDLGGYESSSTLMSSELETTSFFDSDEDDSTSRFSSSTEQSSASRLMRRHKRRRRKQKAPRIERSSSFSSITDSTMSLNIITVTLNMEKYNFLGISIVGQSNERGDGGIYIGSIMKGGAVAADGRIEPGDMLLQVNDINFENMSNDDAVRVLREIVHKPGPITLTVAKCWDPSPRGCFSLPRSEPIRPIDPAAWVSHTAAMTGTYPAYGMSPSMSTITSTSSSITSSIPETERLDDFHLSIHSDMATIVKAMASPESGLEVRDRMWLKITIPNAFIGSDVVDWLYHHVEGFTDRRESRKYASNLLKAGYIRHTVNKITFSEQCYYIFGDLCGNMANLSLHDHDGSSGASDQDTLAPLPHPGAAPWPMAFPYQYPPPHPYNPHPGFPDPGYSYGGGSAGSQHSEGSRSSGSNRSGSERRKEREKTGESKSGGSGSESDHTTRSSMRRERAASERSVPASQHSQRSQHSLAHSIRSHHSQQSYGPPGLPPLFSPPMLLMPPPPSAMGPPGAPPGRDLASVPPELTASRQSFRMAMGNPTKNYGVFDFL from the exons ggTGGTGAAAGAAGAGATCTCCGATGACAATGCCAAGCTTCCCTGCTTCAATGGCCGGGTGGTGTCGTGG CTGGTGTCTGCAGAGGGTTCCCATTCAGATGCTGGCTCGGTCTGTGCCGATAACCAAACGGAGCTGCCTCCCTCCATGGAGCGCACGGGAGGAATTGGAGACTCCAGGCCCCCCTCTTTCCA CCCTAACACTGGGGGGAGTCGAGAAAACTTGGACAATGAGACAGAGACAGACTCAGTGGTGTCATCACAAAGGGAACGACCTCGTCGGAAAGATGGGCCTGAGCATG CACCCAGGGTGAATGGTACAGTGAAGGGAGAGCGACGCCGAGACCTGGGTGGGTACGAGAGCTCCTCCACGCTCATGAGCAGTGAGCTGGAGACCACCAGCTTCTTCGATTCAGATGAAGATGACTCCACCAGCAG GTTTAGCAGTTCAACAGAGCAAAGCAGTGCTTCCCGTCTAATGAGGAGGCACAAGCGACGCCGGCGGAAACAGAAGGCTCCACGCATTGAGCGG TCATCGTCCTTCAGCAGCATCACAGACTCCACCATGTCCCTGAACATCATCACGGTCACACTGAACATGG AGAAATACAACTTTCTGGGCATTTCTATTGTGGGACAGAGCAATGAGCGTGGGGATGGAGGCATTTATATTGGCTCTATCATGAAGGGCGGCGCTGTGGCAGCTGATGGCAGGATTGAGCCAGGAGACATGCTCTTGCAG GTAAATGACATCAACTTTGAGAACATGAGCAACGATGATGCTGTGCGGGTGCTGAGGGAAATTGTGCACAAGCCGGG GCCCATCACCCTGACGGTGGCCAAGTGCTGGGaccccagcccccggggctgctTCTCGTTACCCAGGA gtgAGCCCATCCGGCCTATTGACCCCGCAGCCTGGGTGTCTCACACGGCAGCGATGACTGGCACCTACCCAGCGTACGGTATGAGTCCATCCATGAGCACAATCACTTCCACCAGCTCCTCCATCACCAGCTCCATCCCAGAGACCGAAC GCCTCGATGACTTTCACCTGTCCATCCACAGTGACATGGCCACCATTGTCAAAGCCATGGCCTCACCAGAGTCAGGCCTGGAGGTGCGTGACCGTATGTGGCTGAAGATCACCATCCCCAATGCCTTCATCG GTTCGGATGTGGTGGATTGGCTCTATCACCATGTGGAGGGCTTTACAGACCGTCGTGAATCCCGCAAATATGCCAGCAATCTGCTGAAGGCTGGCTACATCCGACACACCGTGAACAAGATCACCTTTTCGGAGCAGTGCTATTACATCTTCGGGGACCTCTGTGGAA ACATGGCTAATCTTTCTCTTCACGATCACGATGGCTCCAGTGGTGCCTCTGATCAGGACACTTTGGCTCCACTTCCCCACCCGGGAGCTGCACCCTGGCCTATGGCTTTCCCGTATCAGTATCCACCACCTCATCCATACAACCCCCACCCCGGCTTCCCTGACCCGGGCTATAGCTACGGAGGgggcagtgcaggcagccagcACAGTGAAG GGAGCCGGAGCAGCGGTTCCAATCGCAGCGGCAgcgagaggaggaaggagagagagaagaccgGGGAGTCCAAGTCAGGTGGCAGCGGGAGTGAGTCGGACCACACCACGAGGAGCAGCATGCGGCGTGAGCGTGCGGCCAGCGAGCGCTCGGTGCCggccagccagcacagccagcgTAGCCAGCACTCTCTGGCTCACAGCATCCGCAGCCACCACAGCCAGCAGTCGTACGGGCCGCCCGGCCTCCCCCCTCTCTTCAGCCCCCCCATGTTGCTGATGCCTCCACCGCCTTCAGCCATGGGGCCCCCTGGGGCGCCGCCGGGTCGTGACCTGGCCTCTGTGCCCCCCGAACTGACAGCCAGTAGACAGTCCTTCCGAATGGCCATGGGCAACCCCA CAAAGAATTACGGGGTGTTTGACTTTCTCTGA
- the DVL3 gene encoding segment polarity protein dishevelled homolog DVL-3 isoform X2 — translation MAAAETKIIYHLDEQETPYLVKLPIPAERVTLGDFKGLLNRPNYKFYFKSMDDDFGVVKEEISDDNAKLPCFNGRVVSWLVSAEGSHSDAGSVCADNQTELPPSMERTGGIGDSRPPSFHPNTGGSRENLDNETETDSVVSSQRERPRRKDGPEHAPRVNGTVKGERRRDLGGYESSSTLMSSELETTSFFDSDEDDSTSRFSSSTEQSSASRLMRRHKRRRRKQKAPRIERSSSFSSITDSTMSLNIITVTLNMEKYNFLGISIVGQSNERGDGGIYIGSIMKGGAVAADGRIEPGDMLLQVNDINFENMSNDDAVRVLREIVHKPGPITLTVAKCWDPSPRGCFSLPRSKWIADPPLTLVPSSFAPQRIWAGPDSPCSDPGEPIRPIDPAAWVSHTAAMTGTYPAYGMSPSMSTITSTSSSITSSIPETERLDDFHLSIHSDMATIVKAMASPESGLEVRDRMWLKITIPNAFIGSDVVDWLYHHVEGFTDRRESRKYASNLLKAGYIRHTVNKITFSEQCYYIFGDLCGNMANLSLHDHDGSSGASDQDTLAPLPHPGAAPWPMAFPYQYPPPHPYNPHPGFPDPGYSYGGGSAGSQHSEGSRSSGSNRSGSERRKEREKTGESKSGGSGSESDHTTRSSMRRERAASERSVPASQHSQRSQHSLAHSIRSHHSQQSYGPPGLPPLFSPPMLLMPPPPSAMGPPGAPPGRDLASVPPELTASRQSFRMAMGNPSEFFVDVM, via the exons ggTGGTGAAAGAAGAGATCTCCGATGACAATGCCAAGCTTCCCTGCTTCAATGGCCGGGTGGTGTCGTGG CTGGTGTCTGCAGAGGGTTCCCATTCAGATGCTGGCTCGGTCTGTGCCGATAACCAAACGGAGCTGCCTCCCTCCATGGAGCGCACGGGAGGAATTGGAGACTCCAGGCCCCCCTCTTTCCA CCCTAACACTGGGGGGAGTCGAGAAAACTTGGACAATGAGACAGAGACAGACTCAGTGGTGTCATCACAAAGGGAACGACCTCGTCGGAAAGATGGGCCTGAGCATG CACCCAGGGTGAATGGTACAGTGAAGGGAGAGCGACGCCGAGACCTGGGTGGGTACGAGAGCTCCTCCACGCTCATGAGCAGTGAGCTGGAGACCACCAGCTTCTTCGATTCAGATGAAGATGACTCCACCAGCAG GTTTAGCAGTTCAACAGAGCAAAGCAGTGCTTCCCGTCTAATGAGGAGGCACAAGCGACGCCGGCGGAAACAGAAGGCTCCACGCATTGAGCGG TCATCGTCCTTCAGCAGCATCACAGACTCCACCATGTCCCTGAACATCATCACGGTCACACTGAACATGG AGAAATACAACTTTCTGGGCATTTCTATTGTGGGACAGAGCAATGAGCGTGGGGATGGAGGCATTTATATTGGCTCTATCATGAAGGGCGGCGCTGTGGCAGCTGATGGCAGGATTGAGCCAGGAGACATGCTCTTGCAG GTAAATGACATCAACTTTGAGAACATGAGCAACGATGATGCTGTGCGGGTGCTGAGGGAAATTGTGCACAAGCCGGG GCCCATCACCCTGACGGTGGCCAAGTGCTGGGaccccagcccccggggctgctTCTCGTTACCCAGGAGTAAGTGGATAGCTGACCCACCCTTAACGCTGGTGCCCAGCTCAT TTGCTCCCCAGCGGATCTGGGCTGGGCCAGACTCTCCATGCTCCGATCCGG gtgAGCCCATCCGGCCTATTGACCCCGCAGCCTGGGTGTCTCACACGGCAGCGATGACTGGCACCTACCCAGCGTACGGTATGAGTCCATCCATGAGCACAATCACTTCCACCAGCTCCTCCATCACCAGCTCCATCCCAGAGACCGAAC GCCTCGATGACTTTCACCTGTCCATCCACAGTGACATGGCCACCATTGTCAAAGCCATGGCCTCACCAGAGTCAGGCCTGGAGGTGCGTGACCGTATGTGGCTGAAGATCACCATCCCCAATGCCTTCATCG GTTCGGATGTGGTGGATTGGCTCTATCACCATGTGGAGGGCTTTACAGACCGTCGTGAATCCCGCAAATATGCCAGCAATCTGCTGAAGGCTGGCTACATCCGACACACCGTGAACAAGATCACCTTTTCGGAGCAGTGCTATTACATCTTCGGGGACCTCTGTGGAA ACATGGCTAATCTTTCTCTTCACGATCACGATGGCTCCAGTGGTGCCTCTGATCAGGACACTTTGGCTCCACTTCCCCACCCGGGAGCTGCACCCTGGCCTATGGCTTTCCCGTATCAGTATCCACCACCTCATCCATACAACCCCCACCCCGGCTTCCCTGACCCGGGCTATAGCTACGGAGGgggcagtgcaggcagccagcACAGTGAAG GGAGCCGGAGCAGCGGTTCCAATCGCAGCGGCAgcgagaggaggaaggagagagagaagaccgGGGAGTCCAAGTCAGGTGGCAGCGGGAGTGAGTCGGACCACACCACGAGGAGCAGCATGCGGCGTGAGCGTGCGGCCAGCGAGCGCTCGGTGCCggccagccagcacagccagcgTAGCCAGCACTCTCTGGCTCACAGCATCCGCAGCCACCACAGCCAGCAGTCGTACGGGCCGCCCGGCCTCCCCCCTCTCTTCAGCCCCCCCATGTTGCTGATGCCTCCACCGCCTTCAGCCATGGGGCCCCCTGGGGCGCCGCCGGGTCGTGACCTGGCCTCTGTGCCCCCCGAACTGACAGCCAGTAGACAGTCCTTCCGAATGGCCATGGGCAACCCCAGTGAGTTCTTTGTGGATGTAATGTGA
- the DVL3 gene encoding segment polarity protein dishevelled homolog DVL-3 isoform X3 — MAAAETKIIYHLDEQETPYLVKLPIPAERVTLGDFKGLLNRPNYKFYFKSMDDDFGVVKEEISDDNAKLPCFNGRVVSWLVSAEGSHSDAGSVCADNQTELPPSMERTGGIGDSRPPSFHPNTGGSRENLDNETETDSVVSSQRERPRRKDGPEHAPRVNGTVKGERRRDLGGYESSSTLMSSELETTSFFDSDEDDSTSRFSSSTEQSSASRLMRRHKRRRRKQKAPRIERSSSFSSITDSTMSLNIITVTLNMEKYNFLGISIVGQSNERGDGGIYIGSIMKGGAVAADGRIEPGDMLLQVNDINFENMSNDDAVRVLREIVHKPGPITLTVAKCWDPSPRGCFSLPRIAPQRIWAGPDSPCSDPGEPIRPIDPAAWVSHTAAMTGTYPAYGMSPSMSTITSTSSSITSSIPETERLDDFHLSIHSDMATIVKAMASPESGLEVRDRMWLKITIPNAFIGSDVVDWLYHHVEGFTDRRESRKYASNLLKAGYIRHTVNKITFSEQCYYIFGDLCGNMANLSLHDHDGSSGASDQDTLAPLPHPGAAPWPMAFPYQYPPPHPYNPHPGFPDPGYSYGGGSAGSQHSEGSRSSGSNRSGSERRKEREKTGESKSGGSGSESDHTTRSSMRRERAASERSVPASQHSQRSQHSLAHSIRSHHSQQSYGPPGLPPLFSPPMLLMPPPPSAMGPPGAPPGRDLASVPPELTASRQSFRMAMGNPTKNYGVFDFL, encoded by the exons ggTGGTGAAAGAAGAGATCTCCGATGACAATGCCAAGCTTCCCTGCTTCAATGGCCGGGTGGTGTCGTGG CTGGTGTCTGCAGAGGGTTCCCATTCAGATGCTGGCTCGGTCTGTGCCGATAACCAAACGGAGCTGCCTCCCTCCATGGAGCGCACGGGAGGAATTGGAGACTCCAGGCCCCCCTCTTTCCA CCCTAACACTGGGGGGAGTCGAGAAAACTTGGACAATGAGACAGAGACAGACTCAGTGGTGTCATCACAAAGGGAACGACCTCGTCGGAAAGATGGGCCTGAGCATG CACCCAGGGTGAATGGTACAGTGAAGGGAGAGCGACGCCGAGACCTGGGTGGGTACGAGAGCTCCTCCACGCTCATGAGCAGTGAGCTGGAGACCACCAGCTTCTTCGATTCAGATGAAGATGACTCCACCAGCAG GTTTAGCAGTTCAACAGAGCAAAGCAGTGCTTCCCGTCTAATGAGGAGGCACAAGCGACGCCGGCGGAAACAGAAGGCTCCACGCATTGAGCGG TCATCGTCCTTCAGCAGCATCACAGACTCCACCATGTCCCTGAACATCATCACGGTCACACTGAACATGG AGAAATACAACTTTCTGGGCATTTCTATTGTGGGACAGAGCAATGAGCGTGGGGATGGAGGCATTTATATTGGCTCTATCATGAAGGGCGGCGCTGTGGCAGCTGATGGCAGGATTGAGCCAGGAGACATGCTCTTGCAG GTAAATGACATCAACTTTGAGAACATGAGCAACGATGATGCTGTGCGGGTGCTGAGGGAAATTGTGCACAAGCCGGG GCCCATCACCCTGACGGTGGCCAAGTGCTGGGaccccagcccccggggctgctTCTCGTTACCCAGGA TTGCTCCCCAGCGGATCTGGGCTGGGCCAGACTCTCCATGCTCCGATCCGG gtgAGCCCATCCGGCCTATTGACCCCGCAGCCTGGGTGTCTCACACGGCAGCGATGACTGGCACCTACCCAGCGTACGGTATGAGTCCATCCATGAGCACAATCACTTCCACCAGCTCCTCCATCACCAGCTCCATCCCAGAGACCGAAC GCCTCGATGACTTTCACCTGTCCATCCACAGTGACATGGCCACCATTGTCAAAGCCATGGCCTCACCAGAGTCAGGCCTGGAGGTGCGTGACCGTATGTGGCTGAAGATCACCATCCCCAATGCCTTCATCG GTTCGGATGTGGTGGATTGGCTCTATCACCATGTGGAGGGCTTTACAGACCGTCGTGAATCCCGCAAATATGCCAGCAATCTGCTGAAGGCTGGCTACATCCGACACACCGTGAACAAGATCACCTTTTCGGAGCAGTGCTATTACATCTTCGGGGACCTCTGTGGAA ACATGGCTAATCTTTCTCTTCACGATCACGATGGCTCCAGTGGTGCCTCTGATCAGGACACTTTGGCTCCACTTCCCCACCCGGGAGCTGCACCCTGGCCTATGGCTTTCCCGTATCAGTATCCACCACCTCATCCATACAACCCCCACCCCGGCTTCCCTGACCCGGGCTATAGCTACGGAGGgggcagtgcaggcagccagcACAGTGAAG GGAGCCGGAGCAGCGGTTCCAATCGCAGCGGCAgcgagaggaggaaggagagagagaagaccgGGGAGTCCAAGTCAGGTGGCAGCGGGAGTGAGTCGGACCACACCACGAGGAGCAGCATGCGGCGTGAGCGTGCGGCCAGCGAGCGCTCGGTGCCggccagccagcacagccagcgTAGCCAGCACTCTCTGGCTCACAGCATCCGCAGCCACCACAGCCAGCAGTCGTACGGGCCGCCCGGCCTCCCCCCTCTCTTCAGCCCCCCCATGTTGCTGATGCCTCCACCGCCTTCAGCCATGGGGCCCCCTGGGGCGCCGCCGGGTCGTGACCTGGCCTCTGTGCCCCCCGAACTGACAGCCAGTAGACAGTCCTTCCGAATGGCCATGGGCAACCCCA CAAAGAATTACGGGGTGTTTGACTTTCTCTGA